In Acidobacteriota bacterium, a genomic segment contains:
- a CDS encoding radical SAM protein: MKVKMILPALTEATSPFWRPIKYSLFPPLGLATLAGYLPAGTSVELQDEHVEKLDLNDEPDLVVIQVYITSAKRAYSIADHYRKKGAHVALGGLHVTSLPEEAMRHADTIFLGPGEDTWPTFLKDYREGKPGRVYRSTTRTLIDIPPVRRELIKRHLYLVPNSIVVSRGCPHTCDFCYKVAFFEGGKGFYTQQVDKALAEIERLPGRHLYFLDDHLFGDPRFASALFDGMKGMKRLWQAAGTVNSVLAPRLVEKAADSGLRSLFVGFETLNRNNLIQQNKYQNLDRDYTAAIHRLHEAGVMINGSFVFGMDDDDETVFERTVEWAIEQGIETATFHILTPYPSTALYQRMQAQERMMSDDWDLFDTRHVVFRPAKMTPEALEAGYWQAYRKFYKWGSILRGACAKPGLKEGLRHVAYAGGWKKLEPLWDWLIRAKRVTSLLPMLEAVLTGFGSHPSGVDSDQNPDARSNPQSDSGDESALPSGTRRRKPAVLTAK; encoded by the coding sequence ATGAAAGTCAAAATGATCCTTCCGGCGCTCACCGAGGCGACGAGTCCCTTCTGGCGGCCGATTAAGTACTCGCTGTTTCCACCGCTGGGACTCGCCACACTCGCCGGCTACCTGCCGGCCGGGACTTCTGTCGAGCTGCAAGATGAGCACGTCGAGAAACTCGATCTGAACGACGAGCCGGACCTGGTAGTGATTCAGGTGTACATCACTTCGGCGAAGCGCGCTTACTCGATTGCCGATCACTATAGAAAGAAAGGCGCGCACGTTGCGCTTGGCGGTCTGCACGTCACGTCGCTGCCCGAGGAAGCAATGCGCCACGCCGACACAATCTTTCTCGGCCCTGGCGAGGATACGTGGCCGACGTTCTTGAAAGACTATCGCGAGGGAAAACCGGGCCGCGTCTATCGCTCGACGACCCGAACTCTGATCGATATACCGCCGGTTCGGCGTGAGCTAATCAAGCGTCATCTCTACTTGGTTCCCAACTCGATAGTCGTTTCGCGCGGATGTCCGCACACTTGCGATTTCTGCTATAAGGTCGCGTTCTTCGAAGGAGGCAAAGGCTTCTACACTCAGCAGGTCGATAAAGCGCTGGCCGAGATCGAAAGGCTGCCCGGACGGCACCTCTACTTTCTGGATGACCACCTGTTTGGAGACCCGCGCTTCGCATCGGCGCTCTTCGATGGAATGAAGGGAATGAAGCGATTGTGGCAAGCAGCGGGAACAGTCAACTCGGTGCTGGCTCCGCGCTTGGTGGAGAAAGCAGCGGACAGCGGCCTTCGAAGTCTATTCGTCGGCTTTGAGACGCTGAACCGCAACAACCTGATCCAACAAAACAAGTATCAGAATCTGGATAGGGACTACACGGCTGCGATTCACAGGCTGCATGAGGCAGGAGTGATGATCAACGGAAGCTTCGTCTTTGGCATGGACGATGATGACGAAACGGTGTTCGAACGCACCGTCGAGTGGGCCATCGAGCAAGGAATCGAGACGGCTACGTTTCACATTCTGACGCCGTATCCGAGCACTGCGCTGTACCAGCGGATGCAGGCACAGGAACGAATGATGAGCGATGACTGGGACCTGTTTGACACTCGTCACGTGGTGTTCCGGCCGGCGAAGATGACGCCCGAAGCTCTGGAAGCGGGCTACTGGCAAGCGTACAGGAAGTTCTACAAGTGGGGCTCGATATTGCGCGGCGCCTGCGCGAAGCCCGGCCTCAAAGAAGGGTTGAGGCACGTCGCGTACGCCGGTGGGTGGAAGAAGTTGGAACCCCTGTGGGACTGGTTGATCCGCGCCAAACGGGTCACCTCGCTGCTGCCGATGCTCGAAGCGGTTCTGACAGGGTTCGGCTCTCATCCGTCCGGTGTTGACTCGGATCAGAACCCGGACGCCAGGAGCAATCCGCAATCCGACAGCGGTGACGAAAGCGCTTTGCCGTCCGGGACCCGGCGAAGAAAACCGGCGGTATTGACGGCGAAGTGA
- a CDS encoding isoprenyl transferase: protein MAMRSFDLATIDPATNEDLLQELDLARLPRHVAVIMDGNGRWAAKRSLPRLMGHRAGADAVRRTVETAARLGIECLTLYAFSTENWKRPRYEIRALMDLLVEYLRRELHSLKENNIQFRMIGRSEELHLSVLEQIRKAELSTFQNTGLRLNIAVNYGGRAEIVDAFRKLAREVAAGRLQPDEIDEEIVNRSLYTRELPDPDLLIRTSGEMRISNFLLWQIAYAEIHVTDTLWPDFGERDLFAALIDYQKRDRRYGRVEQLEGVPA, encoded by the coding sequence ATGGCTATGCGAAGTTTTGATCTGGCAACAATCGATCCGGCGACAAACGAAGACCTGCTGCAGGAGTTGGACCTGGCGAGACTGCCGAGGCACGTCGCAGTCATCATGGATGGCAACGGAAGGTGGGCTGCAAAGCGAAGCCTGCCGCGACTCATGGGGCATCGCGCGGGCGCGGACGCCGTGCGAAGGACGGTCGAGACAGCGGCGCGACTGGGCATCGAGTGCCTTACGCTGTACGCCTTTTCAACTGAGAATTGGAAGCGGCCACGCTACGAGATTCGCGCGTTGATGGACCTGTTGGTGGAGTACCTGCGCAGAGAGCTGCACTCGCTCAAAGAGAACAACATTCAGTTTCGAATGATTGGGCGCAGCGAGGAGCTTCACCTCTCGGTGCTCGAACAGATTCGCAAGGCGGAGCTTTCGACTTTTCAGAATACCGGGCTTCGCCTGAACATCGCGGTCAACTACGGCGGGCGCGCCGAGATCGTCGATGCCTTTCGAAAACTGGCCCGCGAAGTGGCAGCGGGACGGCTCCAGCCGGATGAAATCGACGAGGAGATTGTCAATCGCAGTCTCTACACTCGAGAGCTGCCCGATCCGGATCTGCTCATTCGCACGAGCGGCGAGATGCGCATCAGCAACTTCTTGCTATGGCAGATTGCGTACGCCGAAATTCACGTGACCGATACGCTCTGGCCGGACTTCGGCGAACGAGACCTGTTCGCCGCGCTTATTGATTATCAGAAACGCGACCGGCGTTACGGGCGCGTCGAGCAACTGGAAGGAGTGCCGGCTTAA
- a CDS encoding DUF4352 domain-containing protein → MEGHYKGLAVTAAIVAAIGLSRLAMLAALNRRDQAVGLNQEIQYDDFAFSVLGVRKASALGSGDTQTNARGVYHVVTLKIANHAKRVDYTFKKASAILVDDRGREFHLSVDGQQTLESTQSNKCNGPIPAGASCTTEIAFDLPADALPSQMRFSEGDSIGDILDVVFYGKKRIEIGAPQH, encoded by the coding sequence ATGGAAGGACACTACAAAGGACTTGCCGTTACCGCCGCAATCGTAGCGGCCATCGGCCTCTCGCGGCTGGCGATGCTGGCTGCACTGAACCGCCGAGATCAAGCTGTCGGGCTGAATCAAGAAATTCAGTACGACGATTTCGCGTTCTCGGTGCTTGGAGTTCGCAAGGCGAGCGCTCTCGGAAGCGGAGACACTCAGACCAACGCGCGAGGGGTCTACCACGTGGTGACGCTCAAGATTGCGAATCACGCTAAGCGCGTCGACTACACCTTCAAGAAGGCGTCCGCGATACTGGTTGACGATCGGGGGAGAGAGTTTCACCTGTCGGTCGACGGGCAACAGACGCTCGAGTCTACCCAGAGTAACAAATGCAACGGCCCGATTCCGGCGGGCGCCTCTTGCACAACCGAAATCGCGTTTGACTTGCCCGCAGATGCGCTCCCTTCTCAGATGAGATTCTCAGAGGGCGATTCGATCGGAGATATTCTGGACGTTGTCTTCTACGGAAAGAAGCGAATCGAGATTGGGGCCCCGCAGCACTAA